A DNA window from Sphingomonas changnyeongensis contains the following coding sequences:
- a CDS encoding DNA adenine methylase, whose translation MESSPNTAVRPVRPIAPYIGGKRNLARRIVKLIETIDHSAYFEPFVGMGGIFLRRTSRPKTEAINDISGDVATLFRVLQEHYAYFVDMLRWRLTSRAEFDRLLSLPGDRLTDLQRAARFLYVQRLAFGGKVAGRHFGVQAQAPARFDITRLEPMLAEIHERLSGVVIEQLDYGAFIDRYDHPGALFYLDPPYWGCETDYGPKVFTRGDFETLADQLALLKGRFVLSINDTAEIRTIFSKFDLQPVDLTYQISGKPTSARELIIQPR comes from the coding sequence ATGGAGTCGAGTCCCAACACCGCTGTGCGCCCTGTGCGACCGATCGCCCCTTACATCGGGGGCAAACGCAACCTAGCGCGGCGCATCGTCAAGCTGATCGAAACGATCGACCACAGCGCCTATTTCGAGCCGTTTGTTGGCATGGGAGGAATATTCCTGCGCCGGACGTCGCGGCCGAAGACCGAGGCGATCAATGACATCTCTGGCGATGTCGCGACGCTGTTTCGCGTGCTCCAGGAGCATTACGCCTATTTCGTCGATATGCTGCGCTGGCGACTGACCAGCCGCGCGGAATTCGACCGCCTGTTATCACTGCCAGGCGACCGGCTGACCGATCTACAGCGGGCCGCGCGGTTCCTCTATGTCCAGAGGCTGGCGTTTGGCGGCAAAGTCGCCGGCCGCCATTTCGGCGTCCAGGCGCAGGCACCCGCACGGTTCGATATCACACGGCTTGAACCGATGCTCGCGGAGATCCACGAGCGCCTGTCAGGCGTCGTGATCGAACAGCTGGACTACGGCGCTTTCATCGACCGGTATGACCATCCAGGCGCGCTTTTCTATCTCGATCCGCCATATTGGGGCTGCGAAACCGACTATGGCCCAAAAGTCTTTACCCGAGGCGACTTTGAGACGCTTGCCGATCAGCTGGCCCTGCTGAAGGGCCGCTTCGTGCTGTCGATCAATGACACCGCCGAAATCCGCACGATCTTCAGCAAATTCGACCTGCAGCCGGTCGACCTGACCTACCAGATCAGCGGCAAGCCGACGTCTGCGCGCGAGCTGATCATCCAGCCCCGATGA
- a CDS encoding DUF2190 family protein: MQQRPVLEYPIITSAAIARKRFVTYARTQAVANERALGVADYEAAAARPLNVVVLGTATVETGGAVAVGDEVQSDAQGRAIVRAAGVANGRALTPATAAGQMIEILLIKN, encoded by the coding sequence ATGCAGCAGCGACCCGTTCTCGAATACCCGATCATCACATCCGCCGCGATCGCCCGAAAGCGCTTCGTTACCTATGCGCGAACGCAGGCGGTCGCCAACGAGCGCGCCCTTGGTGTTGCTGACTATGAGGCTGCGGCGGCCCGGCCTCTCAACGTGGTCGTGCTCGGCACAGCCACCGTTGAAACGGGCGGCGCAGTGGCGGTGGGTGATGAAGTCCAGTCGGACGCGCAGGGGCGCGCCATTGTTCGCGCGGCTGGCGTTGCCAACGGCCGCGCCCTGACCCCCGCTACGGCGGCCGGCCAGATGATCGAGATCCTCCTGATCAAGAACTGA
- a CDS encoding major capsid protein: MMSPDQARVVDPVLTEHARGYSNADYVGGALFPSVTMPTRAAKRIEFDRSSFRRRQIQRAPGARIAQIQFGYEGKPVSLIQRAIAAKTPVEHMEEAQEVPGLDLQQMGVDLVLATVALDKEISQAETARNAAAYAASNKTALAGADKWSDPASRPKTLVFDAKETIRRRIGRRPNTMLVGGAVASKLQVHPQILENFKYTAQDSVTMDQLRRYFEVDTMVAGDAIYDLADGTSVDIWGNDVILAWVPPAGAQRQMGLPSFGYTYQLRNHPFVAPVRWDGDTRSWLNDCFDEFSPELVGADAGFLIQAAI, from the coding sequence ATGATGTCCCCCGACCAGGCCCGTGTTGTCGATCCGGTCCTCACCGAACACGCCCGTGGCTATTCGAACGCCGATTATGTCGGCGGCGCGCTGTTCCCGAGCGTGACCATGCCCACCCGTGCCGCCAAGCGGATCGAGTTCGACCGTTCGTCCTTCCGTCGCCGTCAGATCCAGCGTGCGCCTGGCGCGCGCATCGCCCAGATCCAGTTCGGCTATGAGGGCAAGCCGGTGTCCCTGATCCAGCGCGCGATCGCGGCGAAGACGCCGGTCGAGCACATGGAAGAAGCGCAGGAGGTGCCCGGCCTCGATCTCCAGCAGATGGGCGTCGACCTTGTGCTGGCGACCGTTGCGCTGGACAAGGAAATCTCGCAGGCCGAGACGGCGCGCAACGCCGCCGCTTATGCTGCGAGCAACAAGACGGCGCTGGCCGGCGCGGACAAGTGGAGCGATCCGGCTTCGCGGCCGAAAACGCTCGTCTTCGATGCCAAGGAGACCATCCGTCGCCGGATCGGCCGTCGTCCGAACACCATGCTGGTGGGCGGCGCGGTCGCGAGCAAGCTTCAGGTCCATCCGCAGATCCTCGAGAACTTCAAATACACCGCGCAGGACTCGGTCACCATGGACCAGCTGCGGCGCTACTTCGAGGTCGACACGATGGTCGCCGGCGATGCGATCTACGATCTGGCCGACGGCACCTCGGTGGATATCTGGGGCAATGACGTGATCCTGGCCTGGGTTCCGCCGGCCGGAGCGCAGCGCCAGATGGGGCTGCCCAGCTTCGGCTACACCTATCAGCTGCGCAACCACCCGTTCGTCGCCCCGGTGCGCTGGGACGGCGACACCCGCAGCTGGCTCAACGATTGCTTCGATGAGTTTTCGCCCGAACTGGTCGGGGCCGACGCCGGCTTTCTGATCCAGGCGGCGATCTGA
- a CDS encoding DUF1320 domain-containing protein produces MIQTVIKQPAEVISQLVPFGAPVTQILAATPVARGMVAGAAALQADAVLVDGSVTVTLAGGTDGERYLVTVRATLATGEEREAEAEIVVIDAAWVMPDGGAPYLSIEDFVRRFGLPEIVRMTDADGSGRIDRDLLVAQLVDAQAIVEAHLAGRYALPLAEVPLPVKKAIADLARASLYPGGAPDGVADAARASMRMLEQIRDGRLTLPSAVPLAAAAIAADPVLFDAGERAYPDGLQDYRL; encoded by the coding sequence GTGATCCAGACCGTCATCAAGCAACCGGCAGAGGTGATCAGCCAGCTGGTGCCGTTCGGCGCGCCCGTCACACAGATACTCGCCGCGACCCCGGTTGCGCGTGGCATGGTGGCGGGCGCTGCGGCGCTGCAGGCAGACGCAGTTCTGGTCGACGGCTCGGTGACGGTCACGCTGGCGGGCGGCACGGATGGTGAGCGCTATCTCGTCACAGTGCGGGCCACGCTCGCCACAGGCGAGGAGCGCGAAGCCGAGGCGGAGATCGTCGTCATCGACGCCGCGTGGGTGATGCCGGATGGCGGCGCGCCCTATTTGTCGATCGAAGATTTTGTCCGCCGCTTCGGCCTGCCGGAGATCGTGCGGATGACGGACGCCGATGGCAGCGGGCGGATTGATCGAGACTTGCTGGTGGCGCAGCTGGTCGATGCGCAGGCGATTGTCGAGGCGCACTTGGCCGGGCGCTATGCGCTCCCGCTCGCCGAGGTGCCGCTGCCAGTCAAGAAGGCCATTGCCGATCTGGCACGGGCCAGTCTGTATCCCGGCGGCGCTCCGGATGGCGTGGCTGATGCGGCGCGCGCCAGCATGCGGATGCTGGAGCAGATCCGTGACGGCCGGCTGACTTTGCCTTCTGCGGTCCCTCTTGCCGCCGCTGCCATCGCCGCCGACCCTGTGTTGTTCGATGCGGGCGAGCGGGCCTATCCCGATGGCCTGCAGGATTATCGGCTGTGA
- a CDS encoding phage virion morphogenesis protein, producing the protein MTGIAVQIEVGGDLRRALSRAAEASADLTGPMQEIAVHLAATTVERFDQERDPTGMPWKPSRRTLEEPGAKTLNLSGFLRQSIEPDWGRDYAAAGVEASGGPAVYAAVHQFGATITPRTAKALSFAGRVVARAVIPARPFLGFSDENRAFALDVITDHLAEVFGGTPS; encoded by the coding sequence GTGACCGGCATCGCCGTGCAGATCGAGGTCGGTGGCGATCTGCGGCGCGCTTTGTCCCGCGCGGCGGAGGCAAGTGCGGACCTGACCGGGCCGATGCAGGAGATCGCGGTCCATCTGGCTGCCACGACCGTCGAACGATTTGACCAGGAGCGCGATCCCACAGGCATGCCCTGGAAGCCGTCGCGCCGCACGCTCGAGGAGCCGGGGGCCAAGACGCTCAATCTGAGCGGCTTCCTGCGCCAATCGATCGAGCCGGATTGGGGTCGCGACTATGCGGCGGCCGGGGTCGAGGCATCAGGGGGCCCAGCCGTCTATGCGGCGGTGCATCAGTTTGGCGCAACCATCACCCCGAGGACGGCCAAGGCACTCAGCTTCGCCGGCCGGGTGGTTGCACGTGCGGTCATTCCGGCCCGGCCATTCCTGGGTTTTTCCGACGAAAACCGAGCGTTCGCGCTCGACGTGATCACCGATCACCTCGCTGAGGTATTCGGAGGGACGCCGTCGTGA
- a CDS encoding phage tail terminator protein: MRLQPFVDRLRDQGLRAWGAMEFAGLRTAPSGQSFYVIPSQSAAAPNALAGQTAIDQQVTEQLLVAIVLPAQARQPERVAEDIHAAEQQAIDALAGWTHPDASRPVEFAGGRLLSVDGSSLVWGVQFRTAWRLRRT; this comes from the coding sequence GTGAGGCTCCAGCCATTCGTCGACCGGTTGCGAGACCAGGGGCTGCGCGCGTGGGGCGCGATGGAGTTTGCTGGCCTGCGCACGGCACCGTCGGGCCAGAGCTTCTATGTGATCCCGTCCCAGTCGGCGGCCGCACCGAATGCGCTCGCCGGACAGACGGCCATCGACCAGCAGGTCACCGAGCAGCTGCTGGTCGCCATCGTGCTGCCTGCCCAGGCGCGTCAGCCCGAGCGGGTGGCCGAGGACATCCACGCGGCCGAGCAGCAGGCGATCGATGCCCTGGCAGGTTGGACGCATCCCGACGCCAGCCGCCCGGTCGAGTTCGCGGGCGGGCGGCTGCTGTCCGTCGACGGAAGCAGTCTGGTCTGGGGGGTGCAGTTTAGGACGGCCTGGAGACTTCGCCGAACCTGA
- a CDS encoding phage tail tube protein: MVDVVKTILFKKEAVYGTDAVPTAAANAALTRNFQRTPVQTDTLERNLDVPSRGRSPTGSTNARSAFSYELELAGSGAAGTAPAWMEHLEACGMAAPTLVAGQSASLRFAAAGAALSSATAYHWRGNQQAISLGARGTYGFNFTAGAYPFLSLSFVGMLPTGQPVVEAAPAAPDFSRWRAPLEVNTANTDFTLDGYAAKLQSLTGEIGAQPAIRNLVGENYVQRGNHALTGQMVIKAPSVAERNYFATLRAGAEISCELIHGTAAGNIIELVMGFLQILAIEEQEDGDDLMYTISYGANVRAGQDDIIWRAK; encoded by the coding sequence ATGGTTGATGTCGTCAAGACGATCCTCTTCAAGAAGGAGGCGGTGTATGGCACCGATGCCGTGCCGACAGCTGCGGCCAACGCCGCGCTGACGCGTAACTTTCAGCGCACGCCGGTTCAGACCGACACGCTCGAGCGGAATTTGGACGTGCCCTCGCGCGGCCGGTCGCCCACGGGCAGCACGAATGCGCGGTCGGCTTTCTCCTACGAGCTTGAGCTCGCCGGGTCGGGCGCGGCCGGCACCGCGCCGGCGTGGATGGAACACCTGGAGGCGTGCGGCATGGCTGCGCCCACGCTGGTCGCAGGCCAGAGTGCAAGCCTGCGGTTCGCTGCTGCAGGCGCGGCACTGTCCTCCGCAACCGCTTATCACTGGCGCGGCAACCAGCAGGCAATCTCGCTGGGCGCACGCGGCACCTATGGCTTTAACTTCACCGCAGGGGCCTATCCTTTCCTGTCGCTCTCTTTCGTGGGCATGCTGCCGACTGGCCAGCCGGTCGTTGAGGCTGCGCCCGCCGCGCCCGATTTCTCGCGCTGGCGCGCGCCGCTCGAAGTCAACACCGCCAACACCGATTTCACGCTCGACGGCTATGCGGCCAAGTTGCAGAGCCTGACCGGCGAAATCGGCGCGCAGCCTGCCATCCGGAACTTGGTCGGCGAAAACTATGTGCAGCGCGGCAATCATGCGCTTACAGGCCAGATGGTGATCAAGGCGCCCTCGGTCGCGGAGCGAAACTATTTCGCCACGCTGCGCGCGGGCGCGGAAATCTCGTGCGAGCTCATCCACGGCACTGCCGCCGGCAACATCATCGAGCTTGTCATGGGCTTCCTGCAGATCCTCGCAATCGAGGAGCAGGAGGATGGCGACGACCTGATGTATACGATCTCCTACGGCGCGAATGTGAGGGCCGGTCAGGACGACATCATTTGGAGGGCCAAGTGA
- a CDS encoding histidine kinase → MFKLVPDQSAWWPVRWPGVSEDGSIIENRIELRFRLLDTDQVIDLQVEGARVDQRVAEIGAAMLSGEAEAATATEIWAEYLGRIVIDWRGVGAANGEPLPFNATNLQRLLKVNGVFGSILRAFDACIAAREETRRGN, encoded by the coding sequence ATGTTCAAGCTTGTCCCCGATCAGTCCGCCTGGTGGCCCGTCAGATGGCCTGGCGTCAGCGAAGATGGCTCCATTATCGAGAATCGCATCGAGCTGCGGTTCCGGTTGCTGGACACCGACCAGGTGATTGACCTGCAGGTGGAGGGTGCCCGGGTCGACCAGCGGGTGGCGGAGATCGGTGCGGCCATGCTTTCGGGTGAGGCCGAAGCTGCGACTGCGACCGAGATCTGGGCCGAGTATCTCGGTCGCATCGTGATTGACTGGCGTGGCGTGGGCGCGGCCAATGGTGAGCCCCTGCCGTTCAATGCGACCAATCTGCAGCGGCTTCTCAAGGTGAACGGCGTCTTCGGATCGATCCTGCGGGCTTTCGACGCGTGCATCGCCGCGCGCGAGGAGACGCGCCGGGGAAACTGA
- a CDS encoding DUF1799 domain-containing protein, producing the protein MALFISLGTQWQVHPMAGTRLGLRYEAVPVAAAALGLSLTPALFGDLRVMEGAALAAWAERP; encoded by the coding sequence GTGGCGCTTTTCATCTCCCTTGGCACGCAGTGGCAGGTCCATCCGATGGCCGGCACGCGGCTTGGGCTGCGCTACGAAGCGGTGCCGGTCGCTGCGGCCGCACTCGGCTTGAGCCTCACTCCCGCCCTTTTCGGTGATCTGCGGGTGATGGAGGGCGCCGCCCTCGCGGCCTGGGCGGAGCGGCCATGA
- a CDS encoding phage tail length tape measure family protein, translated as MTDLVVSVRLTAQDGGLVGQIRATEAEIQGLAKAEQQAAAAAGALRDQTGGAATAIGQAGAAADGMAAASRAAAAAATGLAAAQGRVGDAGRAAVATAGQQRAAYAQLGLQVQDVFASLSTGTSVFAILAQQGGQVAGALTGLGGVVGLSPLSSQGRWVQLCSARSA; from the coding sequence ATGACCGATCTTGTCGTCTCCGTCCGGCTCACCGCGCAGGATGGCGGCCTTGTCGGCCAGATCCGCGCCACCGAAGCCGAGATCCAGGGCTTGGCGAAGGCGGAGCAGCAGGCAGCTGCGGCGGCCGGAGCTTTGCGCGATCAGACCGGCGGTGCCGCTACCGCGATCGGCCAAGCGGGTGCCGCTGCTGACGGCATGGCGGCCGCCAGCCGAGCTGCGGCTGCGGCCGCGACTGGGCTGGCCGCGGCGCAAGGGCGGGTCGGCGACGCAGGCAGGGCCGCTGTAGCCACCGCCGGCCAGCAGCGTGCGGCTTACGCGCAGCTGGGCCTGCAGGTGCAGGACGTTTTTGCATCGCTGTCGACCGGGACCAGCGTCTTTGCGATCCTTGCGCAGCAGGGTGGGCAGGTCGCTGGTGCCTTGACCGGGCTCGGCGGTGTGGTGGGTCTGTCGCCACTTTCTTCTCAGGGCCGCTGGGTGCAGCTCTGCTCGGCTCGGTCAGCGTAG
- a CDS encoding coiled-coil domain-containing protein — MQALALADQRAATFARQRADFSQRRTALIAAGLEAGQQRTSGGERGFGIAIPGQASASAREVAKLAAAYSQGAINAEQLSRQVDRIASTDPKIQGLATRIRQLAASTIESARAAEGTRLEIAQIAVAAGSATAAQKRLVEARREQEPVNVSLIEAEAALAASTDRVSRAREQLRIVELRGRDAAKAGGAAADEYRANLLEARREVNAAEAAEARAAQARRITTIATRQAAQAQRELETALVGLERRFDGVAAANREYSETIADIERLKRTGSISDDEAFALRVDAGARNAEQVNQAREQQRRARLGEAGRAIVEGADKPLADLADNVTARMEDAGRAGGEAFRDAGLDAAQAISQVFGGRLGRSVSALLGLIQGRNTGSFTSVGGRAGGVLQLLAGGSPSAGGAARRTQDDTIEALGKEVARSTVKARSKGGFGAGVDETLGGFTRDIKSIFGETGIFSGALGKTLGKAFGGATIGSQIGKPVTSALGIKGSSTGAQLGGAVGAFLPIPGGEIIGSILGSVVGGALKPTRRASATIGLGADGLEVSSVTGNSQQRRVASSAAADSVIGSLQRIAEQFGGSITGTPSVSIGVRDNSFRVDPTGRGITKTRRGAVDFGEDQAGAIAFATADAIKDGVITGISPAVAKALQSSSDLDKAVREALKVDEIEVLLGGIDAAVNRTFRDLERQIVERNRIAAKYGFDLVKLEERNAKDRQDALERVLADRVGSLQTLLRDLTTGDLAEGTLAERRTRLLGDIATAEADAAAGRDGAAQQVAELRRRLIEVSREAFGTAGSEFAADLSSSRASAQRIIDAENRRVREQADLARATNDKLDRANGLANEGNELLIEISGQLGQMVDQLAVLPGLVSGGFERSTGRQVQL; from the coding sequence GTGCAGGCGCTTGCCTTGGCAGATCAGCGCGCGGCGACCTTTGCGCGTCAACGGGCCGATTTTTCCCAACGCCGGACCGCGCTGATCGCGGCCGGCCTCGAGGCCGGCCAGCAGCGAACTTCTGGCGGTGAGCGCGGCTTTGGGATCGCCATCCCCGGTCAGGCGTCGGCGAGCGCCCGAGAGGTCGCCAAGCTGGCCGCCGCCTATAGCCAGGGAGCCATCAACGCCGAGCAGCTGAGCCGGCAGGTGGATCGTATCGCGTCGACCGACCCCAAAATTCAGGGGCTCGCAACCCGGATCAGGCAGCTGGCGGCGTCCACGATCGAAAGTGCGCGCGCAGCAGAAGGCACGCGGCTCGAGATCGCGCAAATCGCCGTCGCGGCAGGGTCGGCAACGGCGGCGCAGAAGCGGCTCGTGGAGGCGCGCCGCGAACAGGAGCCGGTCAATGTTTCATTGATCGAGGCCGAGGCCGCCCTCGCAGCATCCACCGATCGTGTCTCGCGTGCACGCGAGCAGCTGCGGATCGTGGAGCTTCGCGGGCGGGACGCAGCCAAGGCGGGTGGCGCGGCCGCCGATGAGTATAGAGCCAATCTCCTCGAAGCGCGCCGCGAGGTAAATGCCGCAGAGGCGGCCGAGGCCCGTGCTGCTCAGGCGCGTCGCATCACCACGATAGCGACCCGTCAGGCCGCCCAAGCTCAACGCGAACTGGAAACTGCGTTGGTCGGCCTCGAGCGTCGGTTTGATGGCGTGGCGGCGGCGAACCGCGAATACAGCGAGACCATCGCCGATATCGAACGCCTCAAGAGAACAGGATCGATCAGCGACGACGAAGCTTTTGCGTTGCGTGTAGATGCCGGTGCGCGAAATGCCGAGCAGGTCAACCAGGCACGTGAGCAGCAAAGGCGGGCGCGGTTAGGCGAGGCGGGACGAGCCATCGTTGAGGGTGCTGATAAGCCTCTCGCCGATCTTGCCGATAACGTCACTGCCCGGATGGAGGATGCTGGCCGCGCTGGTGGAGAGGCTTTTCGCGACGCCGGCCTGGATGCCGCTCAGGCAATCTCGCAGGTGTTTGGCGGGCGTCTTGGGCGGTCGGTCTCTGCCTTGCTCGGGCTCATTCAGGGCCGCAACACCGGCAGCTTCACCAGTGTTGGCGGTCGCGCGGGCGGCGTGCTGCAGCTGCTGGCCGGTGGCTCGCCATCGGCGGGCGGTGCAGCGCGGCGCACCCAGGATGATACCATTGAGGCTCTCGGCAAAGAGGTCGCGCGGTCGACTGTCAAGGCGCGATCAAAGGGCGGTTTCGGTGCCGGGGTGGATGAAACGCTCGGAGGCTTCACGCGCGACATAAAATCGATCTTTGGTGAGACGGGGATTTTCTCGGGCGCGCTTGGGAAAACGCTGGGCAAGGCGTTCGGTGGTGCCACCATTGGCAGTCAGATCGGCAAGCCGGTCACGTCCGCACTGGGCATCAAGGGATCTAGCACGGGAGCCCAGCTTGGCGGCGCGGTCGGCGCGTTTCTGCCGATCCCGGGCGGCGAAATCATTGGCTCGATCCTTGGGTCGGTGGTGGGCGGCGCGCTTAAGCCCACCCGCCGGGCCTCGGCGACCATCGGCCTCGGGGCAGATGGGCTGGAGGTGTCGTCCGTCACGGGCAACAGCCAGCAGCGGCGTGTCGCCTCGTCGGCAGCTGCCGACAGCGTAATCGGGTCGCTGCAGCGGATCGCCGAGCAGTTTGGCGGCTCGATCACTGGCACGCCGAGCGTGTCTATCGGCGTGCGCGACAATTCTTTCCGCGTCGATCCGACGGGCCGGGGCATCACCAAGACACGGCGCGGGGCGGTCGACTTCGGGGAGGATCAGGCCGGCGCGATCGCGTTTGCAACCGCCGATGCGATCAAGGACGGCGTCATCACCGGCATTTCGCCGGCCGTTGCAAAGGCATTGCAGTCCTCGAGCGATCTGGACAAAGCGGTCCGCGAAGCCCTGAAGGTCGATGAGATCGAGGTGCTGCTGGGCGGCATTGATGCTGCGGTCAACCGGACGTTCCGCGATCTCGAGCGTCAGATCGTGGAGCGCAATCGCATTGCCGCCAAATATGGGTTTGACCTGGTCAAGCTCGAGGAGCGGAACGCGAAGGACCGTCAAGACGCGCTCGAGCGCGTCCTGGCTGACCGCGTGGGATCGCTACAGACGCTCCTGCGCGATCTCACCACTGGCGATCTGGCCGAGGGCACGCTTGCAGAGCGTCGCACAAGGCTGCTCGGTGATATTGCGACGGCGGAAGCCGATGCAGCAGCTGGCCGGGATGGTGCTGCCCAGCAGGTGGCCGAGCTCCGCCGCAGGCTGATCGAGGTCAGTCGTGAGGCGTTTGGCACTGCCGGGAGCGAGTTCGCCGCCGACCTGTCGTCCAGCCGTGCGTCGGCCCAGCGGATCATCGATGCCGAGAACCGCCGCGTCCGCGAACAGGCTGATCTCGCACGGGCCACGAATGACAAGCTCGATCGCGCCAACGGCCTTGCCAACGAGGGCAACGAACTGCTGATCGAGATCAGCGGCCAGCTGGGGCAGATGGTTGACCAGCTGGCGGTGCTGCCAGGCCTGGTCTCGGGCGGGTTTGAACGCTCGACCGGTCGACAGGTGCAGCTGTGA
- a CDS encoding DUF4376 domain-containing protein — protein MAGHHEGRPSMIVMRHRASGALAVVTGLGGHGEPVWEQIGPLPAWVPADLAMVAADGTITADLDAARARRWAAIKAERERRLRVAPTSGGPLDVDETGRSNILGMMQALELLGPGVEEPIVWKRADNVLGHYTRQQFKSVALEALAHIQAVYAVSFALEAAINAATSLTEIEEVAWPDA, from the coding sequence GTGGCAGGGCACCATGAGGGCAGGCCATCCATGATCGTAATGCGTCATCGCGCCAGCGGCGCTCTAGCCGTTGTGACGGGCCTCGGCGGCCATGGCGAGCCTGTGTGGGAGCAGATCGGCCCACTGCCAGCGTGGGTGCCCGCCGATCTGGCTATGGTCGCGGCCGATGGCACGATCACCGCCGATCTCGACGCGGCGCGCGCGCGGCGCTGGGCGGCGATCAAGGCCGAGCGGGAGCGGCGGCTGCGCGTTGCGCCGACCAGCGGCGGGCCGCTCGATGTTGATGAGACCGGGCGGTCGAACATCTTGGGCATGATGCAGGCGCTGGAATTGCTCGGCCCCGGCGTGGAAGAGCCGATCGTCTGGAAACGGGCCGATAATGTGCTCGGCCATTACACGCGCCAGCAGTTCAAGTCGGTCGCTCTCGAAGCGCTGGCACATATACAGGCCGTTTATGCGGTCAGCTTTGCCCTTGAGGCTGCAATCAACGCCGCAACCAGCCTCACGGAAATCGAGGAGGTGGCATGGCCCGACGCCTGA
- a CDS encoding glycoside hydrolase family 108 protein, producing the protein MTNVDRLIDELIGREGGFVDDPADRGGPTRWGITEQVARAYGYNGDMRQLARATAVEIYRKRYWSGPRFDEVATIYPRVAAELLDTGVNMGPVVAARMLQRGLNLLNDQARAYPDIGVDGAVGPMTIAALRQYKARRGARGEDVLIKILDGLQVSRYAEITEARPANERFFFGWIDHRIGQA; encoded by the coding sequence ATGACGAACGTCGACCGGCTGATTGATGAGCTTATCGGGCGCGAGGGCGGCTTCGTCGACGATCCGGCGGATCGGGGCGGGCCGACCCGATGGGGCATCACCGAGCAGGTGGCCCGGGCCTATGGCTACAACGGCGATATGCGTCAGCTGGCGCGCGCGACGGCCGTGGAAATCTACCGCAAGCGCTATTGGTCAGGGCCTCGCTTCGATGAGGTGGCAACCATCTATCCTCGTGTCGCGGCAGAACTGCTCGACACCGGCGTAAACATGGGGCCGGTGGTTGCCGCCCGCATGCTTCAGCGCGGCCTGAACCTCCTCAACGACCAGGCGCGCGCCTATCCCGACATCGGCGTTGACGGCGCGGTCGGTCCCATGACGATCGCGGCCCTGCGCCAGTATAAGGCTCGCCGGGGCGCCCGTGGCGAGGACGTGCTGATCAAGATCCTCGATGGCCTCCAGGTCAGCCGCTACGCGGAAATCACCGAAGCTCGGCCGGCCAACGAGCGCTTCTTTTTCGGCTGGATCGATCACCGGATCGGACAGGCGTAA
- a CDS encoding DUF2312 domain-containing protein: MSDVVPAEQLQLLIERIERLEAEKSGLADDIRDVYAEAKANGYDVKTMRAIVRLRRMEKNARQEADALLQTYRDALGLD, encoded by the coding sequence GTGTCTGACGTTGTCCCGGCTGAGCAGTTGCAGTTGCTGATCGAGCGGATCGAGCGACTTGAGGCAGAAAAGAGCGGCCTCGCTGACGATATCCGCGACGTATATGCCGAGGCCAAGGCCAATGGCTATGACGTCAAGACCATGCGGGCGATCGTGCGGCTGCGCCGGATGGAAAAGAATGCACGGCAGGAAGCCGATGCATTGCTTCAGACTTACCGTGACGCCCTTGGTCTTGACTGA
- a CDS encoding DUF2793 domain-containing protein, protein MQAQKELTHNEALVRLDMLAHAAVETGPLDQPPADPQPGQCWLVGSAPEREWQDAPGALACWTENGWRLSPGIDGMAAWVIDRQLWAVRTGGAWRIGEGRFASLSIAGQQVLGPRQPAVPVPSGGAVIDAEARAAIAVIVARMVAHGLVD, encoded by the coding sequence ATGCAGGCGCAGAAAGAGCTGACCCACAACGAAGCGCTGGTCAGGCTCGACATGCTGGCCCATGCGGCAGTCGAGACCGGCCCGCTCGATCAACCGCCCGCTGACCCGCAGCCGGGCCAGTGCTGGCTCGTCGGGTCGGCACCGGAGCGGGAGTGGCAGGATGCGCCCGGCGCGCTGGCGTGCTGGACCGAGAATGGCTGGCGCCTGTCGCCTGGCATCGACGGCATGGCGGCATGGGTGATCGACCGGCAGCTCTGGGCGGTCCGCACCGGGGGCGCGTGGCGGATCGGGGAGGGGCGGTTTGCCTCGCTCAGCATCGCCGGCCAGCAGGTGCTCGGCCCGCGCCAGCCGGCCGTGCCGGTGCCGTCCGGCGGGGCCGTGATCGATGCCGAAGCCCGGGCGGCGATCGCGGTGATCGTGGCGCGGATGGTCGCCCATGGCCTGGTCGACTGA